The Methanosphaera sp. DNA segment AGTAACACAAAAGACCTACTTCAAAAAGAACCAAAAGTAGGAATATACTTCGCAGAACTTCTAAATGATAAATCAGGCAAAGAAAAAACAGAAATAAAACTCATCCATTATGACTAAAATAAATAATTAACTTAAAAATAAAACTTTCTCTCCGCAAAAAAATAAACTTAAAAATATATAAAAAGAGGGGTGTTAAAGTAAAAAAAAGAAAACTCCAAGCTTTAACACCCTTAATATCTCCTTTCCAATATGAAAAAAATTAGACTCATTTTTTTTAGTAATCATCATTATCCTGACTATGGTCAACTTTAAGATAAATCTCACCAAGAAGCTCAGATACAATAGTTTTTCGCATGTCAACATCACTAATTGGAAGAACAGCTGTAATGTCGACCTTTTCATTATCAAAACTTCGAACATACAACTTATAATCAAAATCTTTTAAGACATTATCATTTGATTCAATAACTTCTCTTATAATTTTAAGATTATCATTAAGATGATCATTTTTAGATAATGAAAACTTCATACGCTGCATAAAACAACCATTTGCTGTATGGTTAATATATGCTTTTTGTGAAAATATAATATTTGGAATAATAACAACTTCATTTTTAGATAAAAGCTCAACAGACTTAAATCCAATCTTCTGGACTGTTCCTTTATATTTATCAACTTCAATTACATCTCCAACTTTAAATCTTTTCTCGGCAATAATACTAAAACCAGCAATAAGATTTGATAAAATATCACGTGTAATAAGTGATCCACCAACAGTTAAAAATCCAAGACTTACAAATAAAGTTGTAATATTAATACCAAACACATCAAGAACAGATAATACAATAACAACAATAGTTATAATACGAAGAATTTTAACAATAGATGAAATATTCTCATCACTAAATAAGTCAACCTTCTTATGAAAATCAACAATAAAATGCTTAATAACTTCACATAAAATAATGGGAATAATAACAACAATTAAAACCTTAATTATAATATCAATATTTATCATATCAAATATAAGTTCAAGATTATTAAAATCAATATTTAAAAGACCCTCTAAAGTCAAAAAATAATCACCTACCATAAAAGTTCACTTTCTTATTACTTATTATGTAGAATGATTTTAAATTAATTTATGTATCCTCCAAAAAAATAGTAGTTTTTATAATAAATTTCATAAAGAGGAGGAGATGTAAAGGGTGGTTATTTTTTTTTAGTTTTCATCTACTTTTGCATGTTTAAATCCACTGAGTGATAGTACTACTGCAATTATACATAGTATTGTTGATATGATCATTGTAACTTGTGAACTTTCAATTAGTAGTGGATAGTTTGCAGGAACTATTGGAACATTTCCCATAATAAATGCAAATATTAAAGATAGTAGTCCAAGACTAAATGATTGTCCTACAGTTCGTACAGTTGAAAGTGATGCTGATGCTGTTGCTGCATATTTTTTATCAACACTACTCATTATTACATTATTATTTGGTGAGGAGAAGAGTCCAAATCCTACTCCTTGAAGTATCATTGCAACTATAATTGCATAAAATGGTACAGTGTCTATGAAGATAAATATAAACATTGCAATAGTTACAAGTACCATTCCAATTGCTGCAATAATTTGAGGTATTACTTTATCAGATATACGTCCTGATATTGGTGAAACTATTGCCATAAGAAGTGGTGTAATTATAAGAATTATACCTGTTGTTTGACTATCAAGTCCTTGTATGTATTGGAAGTGATAGTTTAGAATGTATATTACAACAAATGTTGCAAAATAACTAATAAGTGATGCTATATTTGATGCTGTGTATGTTTTATTTTTAAATAGTCTTATTTCATATATAGGATGAGTGTAGTTTAGTTCATATTTTGCAAATACTACAAACATCAATAAGCTTATTATTACAAGTATAACTCCAAGTGTTTCATTAAGTATTGTAAATCCATACATTAACACTATCATTGCTGCAATAAAAAGTAATGATCCTTTTATGTCAAGTGATGCATGTGGATCTGTAATCCATTCTTTTTTAACTGCATAAAGTAGGTAGTATGCAATTATTGCAAGTGGTATTGTTATGTAGAATATTATTCTCCATGTCATGTTATGTACAATAATTCCACTTACTGTTGGTGCAAGGCTAAGTCCAATGTATACACCTGTTACATTAAGTCCTATTGCCTGTCCACGTTTTTGTGGTGGTATTTGCTGGGTAATTATTGACATTACATTTACAAATAGTACTGCTGATCCTATTGCCTGTATTATTCTTGATGCAAATAGGAATTCTATGTTCATTGCAATACCAGATAGTACTGCTCCTATTATATATATTATTATTCCGATTCTTAGTGTCCTGTTAAGTCCATATTTTGAGGCTACCCTTCCAAGTGGTACACCTACTGCTGCAATAATTAGTAAGTAAATATTAACAATCCAGTTTTGAAGTATGTTACTTAGATGAAATTCACTTCCAATCATTGGTAGTGCAACTGATATTGCATTTGATGTAAATGCCACTGTGAAAGAGGATAATATAGCCATGATTATGACGTATTTATTTATTTTATTTTCATCCATTATTTCATTTCCATTATTATTATTTTCTATCTAAAATCTTAATCCATTCACATATGGACTTATAATATGATATTTATAATTTTTAATTAAAAAAAGTTGTATATTGATATAATTGATATAAATAATATAAAAATTAAAAAATAAAACTATAATATAATTAAATGTAATTAAAAAGGAAACTTAACTATGATAAGTAAGGATAATACAAAAAAATATGCAAGTAGTGTTTTAATTTCAACAATTGAAGAATTATTTGATTATAAGGAAAATACAATTGATGCATTTTTTGATGACTTTGTTGAAACATATAAAAAAGATAAGAAACTTAAAAAAGATTATAAAGATAATGAAGTTGTAGATGAATACTTAATTACAGAGCTTGAAAAAAGTTTTACACAAAATGATATTGGTCGAGTTCTACAAAAACAGATGGTTGAAGCAAACAATGAGGCAATTGAGGATTTAGCAGGTGTTGTTGATGAAAAACTTATGCCTGTTCGTGCAGCTTTAATTACAGCTTTAGGTTCACAGCAAAACTATGATGTATTTAAAAAGTATGTTACAGAAAATATTGTAATGACCAATCTTAACTTATCTACAGCTACAATTAAGGCATTAAAAACTATGAATATTTCTGGTATGAAAGCAGCAGAAATTATGCAACTCATATCACAGGTAGACTACTAGATTTATGTGAAATTTAAATAATATCCCCACCCTAATTTTTACTTTTTTTTGATGATTTTAGAATAATATTTTTATATAAAAAAAAAGAATTTATTTTATGAAAAAAGAGGAGTGTATGCTATTTTTTTGAAAAAATTTTATTGTTAAAAATTAGAATTAAGAATTATAATTTAAAAAAAAGTAGTTAAAAGTAAAAAAGAAGAGTTTAAAAAAAGGGGTTTAATTTAGAAGATATTGTTGTAAATATCTTAATTATTTATTTATCCCAAATATTTATTTTTAAATGTTAGTTCTTCTTTTTTTTGCGTTTATGCTGGTGTTTCTTCATGGAAGTAATCATATAAGTATACTGCTACTATTGCTCCAAGTATTGGTGCAATTAAGTATATTGGATATAGGTTAAGTGCACTTGCACCTGTTACTATTTGATTTAATACCATAGGTGTGAGTGCACGTGCTGGGTTTACTCCACATCCTGAGAAGTTACCTAGTGAAATTACGATACCTGCAAGTACAAGTCCAATTGATAATGCTGCATCTGCTGCAGTTGTTTTTGGATTTACTGCTGTTGCCATAATTACATACATAAGTAAGAATGTACCAAGGAATTCAGCTATGAATATTCCTATCCAACTTATATCTCCGAATGCTCCTACAGATCCGAGTACTCCTTTTGTTGCTGCTACAGGTCCAATTATTGCAAGAAGTGCTGCTGATGCAATGAATGATCCTACAACTTGTGCAATAACGTATGGAATTACATCTTTTCCAGGGAATCTTTTTCCTACCCATAAAGCTATTGTTACAGCTGGGTTAAAGTGTGCTCCTGATACTGAACCAAAAGCATAAATTGCTACTACTAATGCGAGTCCGAATGCTAAACCAATACCAATCCAGTCTGGCATTGTTATTCCTAAATTGTATATACTTGTTGTTGTTGGACCTCCATTAATAAGTAAGGTTAATACAACTGATGCTGTACCAAAGAATACTAATATGAAACTTCCAATTACTTCAGCAAGTAATTTTTTCATTTCAGTCATTTTTTTATCTCCATAATTAATTAATATATAACATTTGTAAACTTCATATTTTTTTTTAGGAAATTTTTTTGAAACGCGATTTTTAAATTTCCTTTTTGGGTTTACTTCTGTCTTATAAACAATAGTATTAATGTTTAAGTATTTAAACCTTAGTTTAAAATAATTAATACTAATTGAAAATTATTTTTTAGAATTTATTGCATTGCATATTTTATCTATTATACTTTACTTTTTTTAAACTATTTTAATGATTCTTTAAAAAAATTATACAATTTTTAGTCAGACCTAAATTTATGTGTTGAAAAGGTATATATAAATTAAAAACAAATATTTAATTAATACTATAACTTAAATAGATACACTAAACACCACAAAATAAAAAGAATTTTTTAACTCATTTTAAAAACAACATCCAATTTAATTGACTAATTAAGATCTTAAAATGAAATCCTATTTATATAATAAATATTCTTAATTAAAAAAACAAACATAAATAACAACAATAGGTCAATGACTTTAATAAAAAAAATTTAATAAAAAAAAATTATAACCTAAAGAAAATATGGAGTGTTACTAGTCATGGATTTTAGAGATGTTCAATTACCCAGAGAAATCCACACAGGAGCAGGTGCAATAGAAAAACTACCAAAATTATGTGAAAAACTTCTAGATAACAAAAAAGAAGTAGTAGTAATAACAGGACCTACAACTAAGAAAATAGCAGCAGATCATGCTGTAGAACTACTAGAGGATGTAAACTTTGATGTTACACAGATCATAATTAAAAAAGGTTCACAACAAACAGTAAAAACTGTAACAGAACAATCAAAAAATGCAGATGCTATAATTGGTGTTGGTGGAGGAAAAGTAATTGATGTATCTAAAATGGCAGCAACTCAAAATAAAATACCACTCATAAGTGTACCAACATCAGCAGCACACGATGGAATTGTATCATCACGTGCATCAATAAAAAATGAAAATGGTACAGTATCACTAAAGGCAGATGCACCATTTGCAGTAGTTGCAGATACACAGATAATTGCACAAGCACCATACAGATTTCTAGTTTCAGGATATGCAGATATAATATCAAATCTAACAGCAGTAGAGGACTGGAAACTAGCACATAAACTAATAAATGAACCATTTAGTGATTCAGCAGCAGCACTATCAACACTAACTGCAACAAAACTAATAGAACAAGCAGACATTATGAAACTAAAAAATATAGAAAGTGCTGATGTTATAATAAAAGCACTAATAAGTAGTGGTATTGCAATGAGTATTGCAGGAAATAGTCGACCTGCAAGTGGCTCTGAACATAAATTTAGCCATGCACTAGATATAATTGCTCCAAAACCAGCACTTCATGGAGAACAATGTGGTGTTGGAACAATAATGATGATGTATCTTCAAGGTGGAGATTGGAAATCAATACGTTCAACACTAAAAGATGTTGGAGCACCAG contains these protein-coding regions:
- a CDS encoding mechanosensitive ion channel domain-containing protein; protein product: MTLEGLLNIDFNNLELIFDMINIDIIIKVLIVVIIPIILCEVIKHFIVDFHKKVDLFSDENISSIVKILRIITIVVIVLSVLDVFGINITTLFVSLGFLTVGGSLITRDILSNLIAGFSIIAEKRFKVGDVIEVDKYKGTVQKIGFKSVELLSKNEVVIIPNIIFSQKAYINHTANGCFMQRMKFSLSKNDHLNDNLKIIREVIESNDNVLKDFDYKLYVRSFDNEKVDITAVLPISDVDMRKTIVSELLGEIYLKVDHSQDNDDY
- a CDS encoding MFS transporter, which encodes MDENKINKYVIIMAILSSFTVAFTSNAISVALPMIGSEFHLSNILQNWIVNIYLLIIAAVGVPLGRVASKYGLNRTLRIGIIIYIIGAVLSGIAMNIEFLFASRIIQAIGSAVLFVNVMSIITQQIPPQKRGQAIGLNVTGVYIGLSLAPTVSGIIVHNMTWRIIFYITIPLAIIAYYLLYAVKKEWITDPHASLDIKGSLLFIAAMIVLMYGFTILNETLGVILVIISLLMFVVFAKYELNYTHPIYEIRLFKNKTYTASNIASLISYFATFVVIYILNYHFQYIQGLDSQTTGIILIITPLLMAIVSPISGRISDKVIPQIIAAIGMVLVTIAMFIFIFIDTVPFYAIIVAMILQGVGFGLFSSPNNNVIMSSVDKKYAATASASLSTVRTVGQSFSLGLLSLIFAFIMGNVPIVPANYPLLIESSQVTMIISTILCIIAVVLSLSGFKHAKVDEN
- a CDS encoding MIP/aquaporin family protein, with the protein product MTEMKKLLAEVIGSFILVFFGTASVVLTLLINGGPTTTSIYNLGITMPDWIGIGLAFGLALVVAIYAFGSVSGAHFNPAVTIALWVGKRFPGKDVIPYVIAQVVGSFIASAALLAIIGPVAATKGVLGSVGAFGDISWIGIFIAEFLGTFLLMYVIMATAVNPKTTAADAALSIGLVLAGIVISLGNFSGCGVNPARALTPMVLNQIVTGASALNLYPIYLIAPILGAIVAVYLYDYFHEETPA
- a CDS encoding NAD(P)-dependent glycerol-1-phosphate dehydrogenase, translating into MDFRDVQLPREIHTGAGAIEKLPKLCEKLLDNKKEVVVITGPTTKKIAADHAVELLEDVNFDVTQIIIKKGSQQTVKTVTEQSKNADAIIGVGGGKVIDVSKMAATQNKIPLISVPTSAAHDGIVSSRASIKNENGTVSLKADAPFAVVADTQIIAQAPYRFLVSGYADIISNLTAVEDWKLAHKLINEPFSDSAAALSTLTATKLIEQADIMKLKNIESADVIIKALISSGIAMSIAGNSRPASGSEHKFSHALDIIAPKPALHGEQCGVGTIMMMYLQGGDWKSIRSTLKDVGAPVNAKDLGIDDEYIIEALLKAHQIRKERYTILGDRGLTRQAAENIAHKTKVI